The nucleotide window ACTCTGCAGATCAAAGACCCTGATCAACCGGGACTGAGAGACGCAAACGACTGAGACAACATACTGGAAAAATGAAACGCAACCCTTATCCCGGCGTCACCAGAGTCACGGACCGCCACGGCAAGACCCGATGGCGTTTCAGACTCAAGGGATGCAGCTCCTGCTATATCCGAGGAACATATGGTTCGAAGGAGTTCGAGGCTTCCTATCAGGCTGCAAAACTGGACAAACCATTCGAGATAGCAAAGACCAAGGCGAAACCAGGCACCTTTGACTGGCTCATCACTCAATATATGCGGACAAAAACCTTCCGCGATATTGGGGATGTTTATCGTCGAAATCTCAGTCTGGAGATGGAGCGCTTTCGGAAAGATCACGGGCACCGCAGCATTACTGGCCTAAAGAAAAAGCACGTTGAGGCACTGATGGAGGCGAAGCGTGAGACCCCTGCTGCAGCCAACAAACTCAAAAAGCTCATCGGGCGCCTATGCCGCTATGCCATCAATGATTTTGGCTATGCGATGACGGATCCCACCCAGGGCATCAAGCCTTTTAAGATGAATGAAGATGGCTACCATACATGGACCGACGCAGAAATTTCTCAATTCCTGGCTCATCATGGTGAGGGCTCTTTGGCAGCAATCGTCTTGCATCTTATTCTTTACACTGGTGCTGCCCGACAGGACGTCAACCGGATGGGCTGGCATAGCATGTACGGCAACAGGATCCGCTACAACAGGGGCAAAACTGGTGAATTGGTGGACCTGCCGCTCCATCACAAACTCAAAGAGTTTCTGATCAACATTCCAAGCCATCGGAAAACCTTCATCACCCAAACCAAATCTGCTGATGAAAGCTATACAACTGAATCGTTTGGCAATTGGTTTGGGAAACAATGCAAGGAAGCCGGCGTTCCTGGAACGGCACATGGATTGCGCAAAGCCGGTGCAACAAAGCTGGCAGAAGCAGGCGGCACCGAGTTTGAAATCATGACTTTCCTGGGCCATTCGAACCCGGGAGAAGCACGGAAATATGTAAAGAAAGCAAACAGGAAGCTGATGGCCGACAATGCAATGGCAAAGCTGAAATGATGTCCAACCTATACCATCTGGTTGGACAAAAGCCCTCACAACCGCCTGAGCTGCAAGGGCTTTTAGTCG belongs to uncultured Cohaesibacter sp. and includes:
- a CDS encoding tyrosine-type recombinase/integrase, with the translated sequence MKRNPYPGVTRVTDRHGKTRWRFRLKGCSSCYIRGTYGSKEFEASYQAAKLDKPFEIAKTKAKPGTFDWLITQYMRTKTFRDIGDVYRRNLSLEMERFRKDHGHRSITGLKKKHVEALMEAKRETPAAANKLKKLIGRLCRYAINDFGYAMTDPTQGIKPFKMNEDGYHTWTDAEISQFLAHHGEGSLAAIVLHLILYTGAARQDVNRMGWHSMYGNRIRYNRGKTGELVDLPLHHKLKEFLINIPSHRKTFITQTKSADESYTTESFGNWFGKQCKEAGVPGTAHGLRKAGATKLAEAGGTEFEIMTFLGHSNPGEARKYVKKANRKLMADNAMAKLK